The genomic region ACGCCGTGTCCGAACCCCAGATGCCCGTTGCTCTCCCGCTGGAGGTCGAGTGTCCCGGCAGAGGTGAAGCGCAGGGCGTCCCGGTTGGCCGCGCCGACCGCCACGAGCACGGGCTCACCGGTGCGCACCAGGGTGCCGCCCACCTCGACGTCCTCGGTGGCGTACCGGGGCTGGCCGGCGCCGATGCCCAGCGGGACGAAGCGCAGCAGCTCCTCGACCGCGGCGGGGATCAGCTCCGGGTCCTCGCGCAGCAGGGCCAACTGCTCGGGGTGATCGAGCAGGGTGCAGACGAAGTTGGGGATCTGGCTCGCCGTCGTCTCGTGCCCGGCGACCAGGATCCCCACACAGAGGTCGACCAGCTCCAGCTCGGACAGCCGGTCACCCACATCGCGCGCCTCGATCAGCGCGGTCATCAGGTCGTCCGCGGGCTGCTTCCGGTGCTCGGCGATCAAACCACCCATATAGGCCCGCAGTTCCTCCCTGCTGGCTTCGAACTCCTCCGCGGTCAGCGAGCTGGTGGACAGGGCGTCGTCGCTCCAGGCGCGGAAGAGCGGCCGGTCCTCGGCGGGCACTCCGAGCAGGCGGCAGATGACGCCGACGGGGATGGGCAGTGCGAAGTCCTCGACGAGGTCGGCGGGCGGCCCGGCCTCGACCATGTCGGCCAGCAGCCCCTCGGACAGCGCACGGATCTCCGGCCTCAGTTTCTCGACCCGGTGCACGGTGAACGCCTTGGCCACCAGCGTACGGAGCCGGGTGTGATCCGGC from Streptomyces sp. NBC_01267 harbors:
- a CDS encoding cytochrome P450, which translates into the protein MTATELEPAAYPFNEATELTLSGLYEDARNQDGLLRVRMTYGEPAWLVTRYADARLVLGDRRFSRAEGVRHDEPRQSEAQRNSGILSMDPPDHTRLRTLVAKAFTVHRVEKLRPEIRALSEGLLADMVEAGPPADLVEDFALPIPVGVICRLLGVPAEDRPLFRAWSDDALSTSSLTAEEFEASREELRAYMGGLIAEHRKQPADDLMTALIEARDVGDRLSELELVDLCVGILVAGHETTASQIPNFVCTLLDHPEQLALLREDPELIPAAVEELLRFVPLGIGAGQPRYATEDVEVGGTLVRTGEPVLVAVGAANRDALRFTSAGTLDLQRESNGHLGFGHGVHHCLGAPLARLELQEALRALVLTLPGLRVTGDIVWKTEMLVRGPRSMPVGW